DNA from Kitasatospora herbaricolor:
GCCGCTCTCGGCCTCCCTGGCCTCCTCGGCACGCTTGCGCTGGGCGAAGGCGCTGCGGAAGAGCAGCTTGCCGAAGGCGTCCGCGAGGTCCACGTCCGCGGCGCCGGGCGGTACCGGCAGCGGCTGTTCGTCGATGGCCAGCGGGTCGGCGCCGGCAGGGAGCCGGGCACCGGGGATCTGCGCCCCGGGACTCTGCGCTCCCAGGCTCCGTGCTTCCGGGCCCTGCCCGGCCGGGAGGCCGTCCGCGGGCAGGTCCGCAGCCGGGCGCCCGGTGTCCGTCCCGGTCATTCGGGCACCTCCACCGGTGGCAGCACGGCGAGGGTGACGGCGTACCGGTCCACCGCCTCGAAGGGCGGCGGCTCGCCGGCGGGCGGGCGCCAGGCGCCCGTCACCTCGTCCGGGCGGATCACCACGAGGGCCTCCAGGGGCGGGAGTCCGAGCTCCTGCACGGGCGGCAGGAAGGTCTCGGGGGCGGCGTCGGCGAAGGTCTCGGCGAGGGCGGTCGGCCACTGGGCCGGCGCCGGGGCCTGGATGTCGAGGGCCAGTCGCCGGTCGGGGTTGCGCAGGGTCGCGGCGGCGGCGTTGACCTCGCGCGGACTGTGCCGGCGGGCCCGGATGGCCTTGAGGTGGGCCGCCTTGATCTCGGCCGCCCCGGCCCGGAGCGGGATCCCGAGGATGTCGTACGCGGTCTCATCGGGCAGTGGCACGACGGTCTCCTGTCCCCATCAGCGCATCCTGGCCAACTGGGTGTTGAGCATCATCAGTTCGGTGTTGTAGGGATCGATCTCCAGGCCTTCGCGAACCGCCCGGCGGGCGCCGTACAGGTCCCGCCGGTTGGCCAGCGCGACCGCCTGGATCCGGTAGCAGAGGGCCAGTTGCTGCCGGGTGTCGGCCAGGTCGAGGACCTCCAGGGACTTCTTGAGCAGGGCGACCGCCCGGGTGAAGTCGTTCGCGTTGGCCCGGTCGACGCCGTGGTTGCGCAGCGTCCAGGCCAGCGCCTCGCGGGTCTGCGCGTCGTCCTCGTACCAGCGGGCCTCCTCCAGCAGGCCGATGCGTTCCGCGGGCCGGCTCTTGAACTCCTCGCCCAGGGCGTGGTTGTGCAGCATCACGCCGAGGATCCGGCGGCCCTCGGCGCGGGCGTCGACGATGTCCTTCTCGGGGTCGAGCACCACGGCCTGGGTCGCGGCGGCGAGCGCCGGGGCGCGGTCCCGGGCGAGGGCGAGCTTGCGGCCCTTGCGGTACAGGACGCCGGACAGCGCGCGGCGGGTGTCGTCGCTGTCCGCGAGCGTCAGTGCCTCGCGCAGCAGTTCCTCGGCCTGGGCGAAGTCGCTGTCCCGGCCCTCGTCCATCAGGGCGCCGGCCCGGTTGCCCAGGACGGTGCCCGCCGTCCGCCGGACGAGTTCGTCGTCGGGGGTGAACTCCAGGGCCAGCCGGACGAGCCGCAGTGCCTCGGCGTAGTCCCGCTGCTCGTTGTTGACCTTGCGGCCGAGCTGCAGGTAGCTGGCCCCCAGGTTCTGCCGGACGCCGTGGTGGCCTGGGGCGAGGGCGAGGGCCTGCTCCAGCAGGGCCACCGCGCCGGCGTGGTTCTCGCTGTCCTCGGCCAGCAGCGACCGGACGCCCTGGAGCGCGGCGTCCGCGATCTGCTCGCGGCGGGTGCCGAGGGCGGCGCCGCCGGCCGCGGCCCTGGTCCAGCTGTCCAGCGCGGCGGCCCACTCGCGGTGCCGGTGGCGCTCCCCCGCCTGCCGGAGCAGGACCTCGGTCAGCAGGTCGGCGGCTTCCTCGCCCTCCAGGCCGGCCAGGGCCGACACGGCGTCCTCGTAGAGGCCCTGCTCCAGCAGGTGGTGCTGGACGCCGAGCGGGGAGAGCAGCGCGGCGAGCCGGGCGAGGCCGTCGCCGCCGCGGGCGGCGAGGGCGGAGTCCAGAGGGCCGGTCCAGGCCGGCCCCGCGGGTTGCTCCCGGATCCGGGCGAGCAGCAGCGGGCCGCAGGCGAGCCCGGCCGGTCCGTGGCCGGCCTGGGCGGCCCGGGCCATCTCCTCGGCGGCCTGCAGTTCGAGGCTCCACCGGACGTCCAGGGCGGTGCCGGCGGCCTGGTCGGCCGGGCCGTCGGCGGCTTCGGCCTCCCGCAGGTCGCGGCCGATCCGCTCGGCCAGGGCCGCGCGGGCGGCGGCGATCTGCTCGGGGCCGGGGGTGCGTCCGGTCCGCTCGGCGAGCAGCTCCCAGAACGCCGGGCTGTGCAGGACGGCGGCCCAGCAGGCGGCCGTCCACTCCCAGTAGGTGCGGCCCGCGCCCGAGGCGGCCAGCCGGTGGGCGGCCAGGGCCAGGGCGTGGATCGCGGCCAGGTCGCCCGGCGCCTGCTGCCAGGACGCCCGGCGGTGCTCCCAGGCCTGCGGGTGCCGGCCCTCCTGCTCGTCCAGGTCGGCGCGGCGCTCGGCCAGCAGTTGCTTGCCGCGCAGGCCGGTCGGGTGGGCGGGGGCGAGTTCGAGGGTCAGGTCGAGCTGCTGCTCGGCCTCCTCGTAGCGCTGCTCGCGGGCCGCCCGGACGGCCAGCGCGAACCGGATCCCGGCCAGGGCGGCCCGGGCGGCCCGGTCCTGGCCGGCCTCGCCGTAGGCCTGGGCGGCGCCGGCCAGGTCGCCGCGCTCGGCGCGGAGCAGGGCCGCCGTCCGGCGGGCGACGGGGTCGGCGGGTGCCCAGCGGGTGAGGGCGGCCTCCGCCCGGTCGAGGTCGCCGGCCCGGCGGGCGGCGTCGAGCAGGGCGGCGGTGACCGGCGCCAGGCAGCTGCGGCAGCGGGCGGCCGGGGTGGCGGTCGAGGTCCGGGATGCGGTCGAGGTCCCCGAGGCGGCCGGGGTCGTGCCCGGGGCTTCGGCCGGGGAGCCGGGCGGCAGGACGGCGGCGTGGTCGTGGCAGCAGGGCCGCCCGCACTGGCCGCACCGGACGGTGGACGGGGCCGTGCAGCCCCCGGCGGCCCCGTCGCCGGAGGCGCCGCCAGCGACGGCAGCACCGTGGGCGGCACCCTCCCCGACGGCACAGCGCAGCGCCGGGACGCCGGGTTCGCCGCCCGGGAGGTCGCCGGGCTCCGGCCCCGGGTCCAGCGCGTGCGCGTACAGGGCGGCGGCGCGGGCCCAGCTGCCGGCCCGGGCGGCGAGCGCGCCGCGCAGCACGGCTTCGGCCGGGTCCCGCGGGAACGCCTCGGCGGCGTCCGGCGCGGCCGTCCCGCCGGGGCCGGGTCGCTCGGCCCCGGCCTGCTCCCCGAGCAGCGCGACCGCGAGTGCCGGGCGGCCCTGCAGCAGCCGGGCCAGCGCGAGGTGATGACGCCCCCGGGGCGTGAGAAGGCGCTGCCCCAGGGGCCGGAGCAGGTCCACGACGACGGCGGCGTCACCGCGGAGGAGTGCCGGCACGGCGAGCAGGTGGGTGGCGCGGGCGTCCTCGGGGTCGGACAGCAGGGCGATCCGCAGCAGGCGGGTGATCCGGCGGCGGGCCAGGTCGTCGGTGGGCCGGGCGAGCAACGCGGTGCCGCCCTCGCGCAGCGCGGCCTCGGCGACGAGCGCCGGCCAGGTCGCGGCGGCCGGGTGGGTGCCGTCCGGGTGGAGCTCCCGGCAGCTCTCCCAGAGTTCGCGGGCCCGGGCGTGGTCGCCGGCGGCCAGGGCGCGCCGGGCCAGGTGGTCCCGGGCGGTGGCGAGGTTGCGGGCCACGGCGGGGATCTGCTCCAGGCCGGCCCAGGACTCGGCGGCGGCGGCCGGGTCGCCGAGGGCGGCGTGGGCGAGGCCGCGGTGGTGCTCGGCCTCGGCGGTCCGCAGGCCGTCGAGGAAGTGCAGGGCCTGGGCGGGCTGGGCGGCGGCCGCGAGCGCGGCGCCGAGTCTGACCCGGCCCGGCTCCCAGCCGGGGGTACGGGCGAGCCCGGCCTGGTACTGGGCGACGGCGGTGGCGGGGTCGGCGGCCCGTTCGGCCAGCAGTCCCAGGCCGAAGCGGGCGGGCGCGTGGTCGGCGTCGGCCCGCAGCGCGGCCTCGAAGCAGGCCCCGGCGGCGGCGTCGTCCTGCTCGGCGACGGCCAGCACGCCGCGCGCGTAGTGGGTGCGCGGGTCGTCCGGACCCTCCCGGACGGCGGCGTCGAGGTCGGCGCGGGCCCGGACCGGATCGCCCGCCTCGCGGTGCGCGATGCCGCGCTGCAGCGGGACCTCCCGGCGCAGCCGCTCCCCCAGGGTCCAGGGCGACGGCGTGCCGGGCGGGCGGCGGGCGGCCTCGTCCAGGGCCTGGACGGCCTCCGGGTGGCGGCCCTGTCCGGCCAGCAGCACGCCCAGCCGGAACCAGATCTCGGCACTGCCGGTGACCGCGCCGCCGGCCGTGGCCCGGCCGGTGGCGACCAGCAGGGTGGCCTCGGCGTCGGCAGGGCGGCCGCCGGCGCGCTGGGCCGCGCTGCGGGCGAGCACCGCCCATTCCAGGCCGGGGGCGGCCAGCAGCACCCGGCGGGCGAGGTCCGCCACCTCCGCGTGGCCGCGCCGGCGGGCGGCCAGGCAGCGTTGCTGGAGGTACCCGTCGACCGGACCGGCCGCCTGCCCGGGGGCGGCCGCCAGGGCGGCGAGCACGATGTCGAGCTCCTCCGCCCCGGCCCCGGCGTCCGGGGCGGCGCCGGCGGCGATGTCCTCGGCCAGCGCGAGGAGCGCCTCGGGCGGGAGCTCGGTGAGGGCGAAGGCCTCGCGGTAGAGCCGGAGGGCGGCCGGTCCGTCGCCCAGGGCGGCGGTGCAGAGGCCCTGGCCGACCAGCGCGTTGCCGCGGCCCTTGCGCAGTGTCGGGCTGAGGACGGCGCCGACCAGCCGTTCGGCGAGCTTGCGGTAGGCGCGCAGGGCCTGCGGGGTCCGGCCGGCGGCCCGCGCGGCATCGGCCGCGGCGAGGAGTTCGGCGCATTGGTCGGCCCGGGTGACCGGGCGGCTCGCGGCCCGGCTGCGGAGCCCGGCCCAGACCAGCAGAGCGATCACCGGCAGCAGGACGAGAAGGATCGTCATCGCCGCATCCGGGCGTGGCTGCGCCCATCCGTCGCACTCAACGGACCCCCCTCAGCTGCCGTCTCGGCTGTCTCCCCCGGTGCGGCCCGCGCCAGGCCGGTCGCCCGTCCAGGTGCGCGGGAGCACCACGAAAACATCTTGCCGGGCAATCGGCCGGAGCGGAGATCTCTTCCCGAAATCACCCCAAAATCCTTGGTGCCCAATTGGTTTGTCGATCAGTCATATTGTGGCCGGTCGGCGTTTCAGAGCTGGTCAGGGCCTTGGTTCGGGGCCTTGGTTCAGAGACGTGATTCAGGGCCTCGGTGGTGCCAGGACCTCGGAGACGGTCAGGGCGCCGGAGACGGTCAGGGCGCCGGAGACGGTCAGGGCCTCGGGTCGGTGACCTGGCCGAGGAAGAGCGGCTGCCCGGTGGCGGTGTCCCGGATCAGGAAGACGAACGGGCGGTCGACGTGCAGCTCGACGGCCGGCGTCGGGATCGCCGCGGCGACCGCGGCGATCCCGACGCCGCTGCCCGCGGCGGCGACCGTGCCGTCCTCGTCCACGGCGACGGTCGCCTTCTGCACCACGGCGTCCACCTTCAGCCGCTCCTGCTCGCCGGGGCCCGGGATGCCGCCGAGGTCGGCTGCGTCGAAGGCGGTGTTCACCCCGAGCGAGCGCAGTGGCCCGACGAGGTTGTTCGAGGTCTCGAAGGTGAAGCGGGGCAGGGTCAGGTCGACCTGCCTTTCGGCGAGGCCGCCGAGGATCCGGTCGAGTTGCGGGGCGTCCAGGCCGTGGACGAAGCCTTCGAACCCGCCCTGCGCGGGGACCACCACGTCCATCGCCAGATTGCCTCCGGCGTAGGGGAGTTCGACGGCCTGCCAGGGCTGCCCGGCGATCCCGCCGGAGCCCTCGGCGTAGCGCAGCACGGCGTTGCGGCCCATCGTGCTGACGGCGGCGGCGTTGCCGTCGGGCCGGTGGAACGGCTGGTCCGAGGTGTGGGAGTGCTGGAAGGGCTCGCGCCACTTCGCCTTGAGGTAGAGGGCGTCGGTGAGGACGAGCCGGGTGTCCGGGGTGATGTCGCGCGGGCCGAAGAGGTCCTTGATCCGCCCCTCGGTGTCCTTCTCGACGAGTGCGTCGACCGCCTGGCGGGAGCCGGCCGGGTCGGTCCTGAAGTCGGTGGTGCGCACGCCCGTGCCGAAGGCGGCGGCGAGGGTGGCGAGGTAGCCGGGGTCGAGGGTGAAGCCCTGCTGGGCCCAGAGCGTGTCGGACCTCCGCAGCACCGCCGCGTCCTTGCCCTCGGCCGGGCGGGACTGCCGGTCGAGCGCACCCGTCGCCACCGCGTACTGGGTGGCGGTGAGTCCGGTGTGCAGCGCCTTGGACAGCTCGTCCGCCGTGGCGCCGCGCGCACCGGGCAGCACCATGGCCAGGACGGTGGCCAGGCCGGAGGGCGAGAGCACCAGGTTGCCCCCGCCGCCGGCGGCCGTCAGTGCCCGGTAGAGGTCGACGCCGAAGGCGTTGGTGGCGGCGGCGGTGGCCGCGACCTGCCCGGGGTCGGCGCTCACGGGGGTGGCGGGCGCGGAGGCGCGGACCACGGAAGTGGCCGGGGCCGCGCCGGGGCCCGCCGTACTGCCGCAGGCCGCGAGCGGGGCCGCGGAGAGGACGGCCGCGAGGAGGAGCACCGCCGGGCGGCGGGTCCGGCGGGTCCGAGTGGTCCGACTGGTCCGACTGGTCCGACTGGTCATGGCGGGTGTTCCCGTCCTGGATCGGGGCGCCGGTCGGGACCCGGCGCCGGTACCGGCGGATTCGCCTGTCGGCGGTTCGACGCGGGCGCCCCCGGTCCGGTTCCGGACGCATTCCGGGCCTGAAGCGGGCCGGGGCGCGGGCGCGGGCCCGGCGCGCCCGGCCGTGACCGCGCCCGGGCCCGCCTACCCTGGCGCCATGGCCGCGCCGAAGACCACCAGGACCACCGCCGACGTCGGGGAGTTCCTCGCCGCGGTGGCGGACGATCGGCGCCGGGCCGACGCCCAGGCGCTCTGCGCGCTGATGGCCGAGGCCACCGGCGCGGCGCCGGCCATGTGGGGCGGCGCGATCGTCGGCTTCGGGACGTACCACTACCGCTACGCGAGCGGCCGGGAGGGCGACTGGCCGCCGGTCGGGCTGGCGCCGCGCAAGCAGGCGCTGACGCTGTACGTCGCCGAGGGCTTCGACCGGCACGCCGGTCTGCTGGCCCGGCTGGGTCCGGTGACCACCGGCAAGGGGTGCCTCTACATCAAGCGGCTGGCCGAGGTGGACGCCGAGGCCCTGCGCGAGCTGGTGAAGGCGGCCTTCGACCGCTTCGACGGCACCACCGTCACCGGCTGACCGGGCGGCGCCACGGCGCCAGCACCCCGGCCCGCCGCCCTTTCACCGCCTGTCCGACCCGCACCGCGCCGCGCCGCCGATGTGCGCAGCCCCCCCCGGCCGCCGGTCAGTCCTGGTCCCAGAGCGCGCCGAGGGTCAGCAACTCGTCACGGTGCTCGATCCGCTCCACCCACTCGGCCGGCCAGGCGCCGGCACCGTGGTGGGCTCCCGCGAAGGCGCCGGCCAGGCAGGCCAGCGAGTCGGAGTCCCCGGAGGACCAGGCCGCCCGGCGGACGGCCGCCACCGGGTCGTCCGGGAACAGCAGGAAGCAGAGCAGGCCGGTGGCGAAGGCCTCCTCGGCGGTCCAGCCCTCGCCGGTGGCCAGGCAGGGGTCGGCCTCCGGGTCGGGGGCGGCCAGCGCGGCGTCCAGCCGGTCCAGGACCCCCAGGCAGTCGTCCCAGCCCCGGGTGATGAAGCTCTCCGCCGACCGGTCCTGGGCCCGGTCGGCGAGGTCGCCGAGCCAGTACGCGTCGTACCTGTTCCGGTGCGCCAGCGCGTACGCCCGGAGCAGCGCGGGGAGTTCGGCCGGCGCCGCCCCGCGGGCGAGCAGGCGCACGGCGTACGCGGTGAGGTCGCTCGCGGCCAGTGCGGTGGGGTGGCCGTGGGTGAGCGCGGACTGCAACTGCGCGGCTCCGGCGTACTGCTCCTCGGACAGTCCGGGCAGCAGGCCGACCGGCGCGACCCGCATGTTGGCGCCGCAGCCCTTGGACCCCACGTCCGTGGCGTCCTGCCAGCGCCGCCCGTCCCGCAGCCGCTCGCAGGAGCCCAGGCAGGTCATGCCGGGCGCCCGGTTGTTGTCCGGCGAACGCCACCAGTCGACGAACTCCTCCCGGACAGGCCGCTCCAGGCGCAGCGGCCCGAGCGGGCCGCGCTCCAGCGCGGTGCGCAGCCCGCGGGCCAGCGCCAGCGTCATCTGGGTGTCGTCGGTGACCAGCGCCCGCTTCGGCAGGGGCAGTTCGCGCCAGTCGGGGTAGTCCGCCGCGATCCGCTCGACCGGCTGGAACTCGGTCGGACGGCCCATCGCGTCGCCGATCGCCAGGCCCAGCAGCGTGCCGGTGGCGGCCTTCTTCATCCGGTGTCCCCCTACATCTCGACCAGCAGCTCCTTGAGCCCCCGGATCACGTACCCGGGCTGCCACTCGGGCTCGCGCACGAGGCGCAGCCCGGGGGCCCGGCGCAGCAGCGCGCCGTACGACTCGCCGAGCTCCAGTCTGGCGAGCGGGGCGCCCAGGCAGAAGTGGATTCCGGCGCCGAAGGTGATGTGCGGGTTGTCGGCGCGGGCGAGGTCCAGCCGGTCCGGGTCGGTGAAGCGGGCCGGGTCACGGTTGGCGGAGCCGAACAGCAGGGCGATCTCGGAGCCGCGCGGGATGGCGGTGCCGGCCACCTCGATGTCCTCCAGCACCCAGCGCTCGAACATCTGCAGCGGGGTGTCGTAGCGCATCAGCTCCTCCACGGCGGTCGGCAGCAGTTCGTCCACCGAGCGGCGCAGCAGGGCGAGTTGGTCGGGGTTGCGGAACAGTGCCCACCAGCCGTTCCCGGTGGTGTTGACGGTGGCCTCGTGGCCCGCGTTGAGCAGCAGGACGCAGGTGGAGACCAGCTCCTGCTCGGTCAGCGCGTCCGAGCCCTCCTGGGCCCGGATCAACGCGCTGAGCAGGTCGGGGCCGGGCCGGGTGCGGCGCTCGCGGATCAGCCCGCGCAGGTAGTCGGAGAACTCGACGCTGGCGGCGACCGCCCGCCGCCCGGTCTCCTCGGTCGGGTTGAGTTCGAACATGCCGGTGATCGCGGCCGACCAGGGCCGGAGCAGCACCCGGTCCGCCGCGGGGATGCCGAGCATCTCGGCGATCACCGCGACGGGCAGCGGCTCGGCGACGGTGGCGATCAGGTCGCCGCCGCCGTCCGCGAGCAGGGCGCCGACCAGTTCGTCGGCGAGCCGGGCGACGGCGGGCCGCAGTTCCTCGACCATCCGCGGGGTGAAGGCCTTGGCGACCAGCCGCCGGATCCGGGTGTGGTCGGGTGCCTCCAGGTCGAGCAGCCCGTTGTCGTTGAGGGTGTGGAAGGGCTCGTGCGCCGGGTCCGGCGCGGGCCGCCCGAACTCCTCGTGGGTGTAGCGGTGGGTGTAGGTGCGGCCGAGCCGTCGGTCCCGCAGCAGGGCGCCGACGTCCTGGTGCCGTGCGACCAGCCACTGCCCGGTCGGCTCGTAACGGCTCACCGGCGCGTGCTCGCGCAGCGCGGCGTAGGCGTCGTACGGGTGCGCCACGAACTCGGCCGACCAGGGATCGAACATCGCTGTCGTCATGGGTCACTCCCTGCTGGGTCGGGGGAGCCATCCTAAGCAGCCGCGACCCGTCCGGCCGCGGGTCAGGGCCGCCGCGGCCGGATGGTTCGTGCAGCGCGGTCCGGGTACCGGCGCGGGTGCGGGGACCCGCGCCGGTACGGGTGCGGGTGACGACCGCGGCCCGCCCACCGGGTGCGCGGACCGCCCGCCCGCCCGCCCCTGCTCAGGCCTCCGCGAGCAGCCGCCGGACCAGCGCGGGCAGCGCCGTGCCGATCGGTTCGCGGATCACCTCGTCGGCCACCGGGTCGTACGGGGTCGGCTCGGCGTTCATGACGACCAGCCGGGCGCCGCCGTCCAGGGCGACCTGGGCCAGCCCGGCCGCGGGGTACACCTGGAGGGTGCTGCCGATCGCGAGGAAGAGGTCGCAGGCCTTGGCGATGGCCTCGGCCTGGGCCAGCACCACCGGGTCCAGCGCCTCACCGAACATCACCGTCGCCGGCTTGAGGACGCCGCCGCAGGCCGCGCACGGCGGGTCCGGCTCGCCGGCCGCCACCCGGTCCAGCACCTCGCCCATCGGGCCTCGGGTACGACACCGTACGCACTGCACCTCCCGTGCGGTGCCGTGCAGTTCGAGCACCTTGCGGGCGGGCAGGCCGGAGCGTCGGTGCAGTCCGTCCACGTTCTGGGTGAGGATCCGGACGGGGAGTCCGGCGCGCTCCAGTTCGGCCAGCGCGAGGTGACCGGCGTTGGGCTCGGCCGCCAGTGCCCCGGCGTCGCGGCGCATCAGCCAGGCCCGGCGGCGGACGTCCGGATCGGCCAGGTAGGGGCCGATGGTGACCAGCTGTTGGGCGTCCGGGTCGCGCTGCCAGACACCGTTCGGGCCCCGGTAGTCGGGGATGCCCGAGTCGGTGGAGATACCGGCACCGGTGAGGACGGCGATCAGGGGACGCTTCGCGTTCATGCCCGGACGGTACGGGCAGGGCGGGTGCGGCCGCCACCGGGTAAACGGCCGTCCGGCAGGGGCCCGTAGGGTGGTTCGGGCGCGCGCCCGCCGCTCCAGCGGCCCCGCCGGGTGCCCCGGGGCCGGCCGCGGGATTCGTCGAGGCACCGGCGCACCGTCCGCTACCGTGGGCCCGTGACCAGCGCCGACGCCCTGATGACCTGGCTGACCGCCCGCACCGCCGAGCAGCTGACCGAGCTCCTCGAACAGCGCCGGCTGCCGTGGACCGGCGCCGCCGGCCTGGACGACCCCGCCCGGCTCGCCGAGCACCTGCTGGGGAACGCGTCGGTCGCCACCGCCCTGACCGGGCTGAACACCGCCGAGACCCAGGTGCTGACCGCGATCGCGGTGCTCGCGGAGCGGCTGCACGGGCCCGCCCCGCGCGCCGCCGGCCCGGCCGGGCTTTCCGGCTTCGCCGGGACGCAGGCCGCCTACCGTCAGGGCTTCGGCGGCGGCACCGGTGCCGACCCCGCCGAGCGGGCCGTGCCGCGCTCGCTGCTGCTCGAAACGCTGGGCAAGCGGGCCACCGTCGAGCTGGAGGCGCTCGCCGGGCGCGCGCTGCTGCTGCCCCCGCACGGCGACCTGCTGATCGTGCCCGCGCTGCTGCACGAGCGGGTGCCCGAGCTGCGGGGCCTCGGCCGGCCGGCCGGCGTCCTGCTCACCGCGGCCTACCGGGCGGGCGAGATCGCCCGGATCGCGGACGGCCTCGGCCTGCCGCCGAGCCGCAACCGGGACCAGGCACAGAGCCTGGTCGAGCAGCACCTGCGGGACGAGGGACGGCTGCGCGCCACCCTGGCCGAGGCCCCGCCGGAGGCCGCCGCCCTGCTGGCCGCGCTGGCCGCCGGTCCGCCCCGGGTACGCGCCTACTGCTTCGTGAGCGACACCGGCGGCTACTACGGGTCGGGCGGCAAGTTCCTGTTCCGGCCGGACGGTTCGGGCGACCCGGGCGCCGACTGGCTCGCCGACCGCGGCCTGCTGGTACCGGTCGGCCCGGACCTCGCCGAGCTGCCGCGCGAGGCCGCCCTGGCGCTGCGCGACCCGGACGCCCCGCCGCCGTACGACCCGCTGCCGCCGGCCGTCCTCGGGCTCGTCCCGCTGCCGGCCGGTTGGGCGGGTGAGGCCCAGGCCACGGCCACCGCCACCGCTTCCCGGGTCGAGCTGCTGCTCCGCTCCACGGCCGCGCAGCCCCTGGCCGTCCGCAAGGCCGGCGGCGTCGCCGTGCGCGACACCCGGCGGCTGGCCAGGGCGAGCGGCTCCTCCGAGGAGCAGGCCCGGTTGTGGCTGGACCTCGCGGCCAACGCCGGCCTGGTCGCACCGCACCGGGACGCCCCGCCGCCGACCCGCGGCCGCCGGCCGGCGCCGCCGCAGCCCGCCCGGGTCCTGCCCACGGCGCGCTACGACGAATGGCTGGTCGCACCGCCGGCCGGCCGGCTGGTGCCGCTGATCGCCACCTGGGCCGTCACCCCCGAGGTGTTCGGCCACCGGCCGGGCGCGGAGGAGACCCCGGTCGCCCTGGTCACCCCGCAGGACCGGTACGCCGTGCCGCTGCGGCACGCCCTGCTGGAGGCCCTGGCCCGGCTCCCCGACGGGTACGGGCTCGGCCCGGCGGCTGCCACCGGCGACCAGGCCCTCGGCCGGCTGCTGGCCACCGCGGCCTGGTACAGGCCCGGCCTGCTCGACGAGGCGGACCGCCCCGGGGCGGTCCCGCCGGCCGGCGGAACGAACACCGGAGCGATGACCGGGGCGGCCGGCGGCGCGGCGCCGCCCGGGGCGGACGCCCTGGGCCGGGCCGCCGCGACCCTTCGTGAGGCCGAACTGCTGGGCGTGGTCGCGCACGGCGCGCTCACGCCGGTCGGCCACGCGGTGCTCGCCCTGCTCCGGGCCGGCGCCGACCGCTGGTTCCCGGCCGTCCCGGGCACCGGTGTCCGGCTGACCCGGCACCCGGCGCTGAGCGCGGCCGTGGACGGCCTGCGCGCCGCGCTGGCCGACCTCGTCCCGCCGCCGCGGACCACCGCCCGCTTCCAGGCCGACCTGACCGCCGTGGTCGCCGGCTCCGCCGCGCCCGAACTCACCGAGTTGCTCTCCTCGGTGGCCGACCGCGAGTCCGAGGGCCACGCCGTGGTGTGGCGGATCGGCCCGGCCTCCGTCCGCCGCGCGCTGGACGCCGGGTCCGACGCCACGGAGCTGGCCGCCGGGCTGGCCGAGGTCTCCGAGGGCGGCCTGCCGCTCCCGCAGGCGCTGGAGTACCTGCTCAAGGACACCGCCCGCACCCACGGCCGGATGCGGGTGGTGCGCAGCGCCTGCTGCGTCCGCTCGGACGACGAGGCGCTGGTGCTGGAACTGTCCAAGGTCCGCTCGCTGGCCCGGATCGGCCTGCGCCGGATCGCGCCCACCGTGCTGATCAGCACCGCGCCGCCGGAGGAGACCCTGGCGGCGCTGCGGACGGCCGGCTACGCGCCCGTGCTGGAGGCGGAGACCGGGACGACCGTGGTGGAGCGGGCCGCCGAGGAGCGGGCGGAGAACCCGATGCCCTCGCTGGCGCAGGCCCACCGGTTCCTGGGCCGCGGTCCCGGCACCCCCGCGGCGCTGGCGGCGGCGGTGCTGGGCCTCGGGGCGGGCGCGCCGGCGGAGGACTGACCTCCGTCCGGCCGCCCGGCCCCCGGGCCGGCGCCCTGAGGCCCTGCGCCCGCCGCCGGCTGGGCGGCCTGCCACTCGGAGCAGCCGGTCAGAGCAGGCGCTTGATCTCGCCGCGGGCCCGGTAGAAGCCGCCGGTGCCCGACTCCAGCACCTCGGCGACCAGGTAGCGGGCACCGGGGACCCGGATGTCCTTGGGGAACTGCACCCGCCGGGCCGGGTCGAAGCCCGCGCTGACCACCCGGATCCTGGTCCGGTTGCCCTCCTGCACGCACTCGACCTCCACCCCGCCGGCCTGACCGGCCTGGGCCGCGCTGACCGTCTCCAGCTCCACGCCCGGCACCACCCGCTCCCAGCCGGCGGCCTTGACGTCCGCGGTCCGCGGCAGCCGGCCGCCCTCGGCCGCGCGCACGGCCTCCTCGCTCGCGTCCAGGCAGGCCAGCGATCCGTCCGTGGTCACCA
Protein-coding regions in this window:
- a CDS encoding SIR2 family NAD-dependent protein deacylase; its protein translation is MNAKRPLIAVLTGAGISTDSGIPDYRGPNGVWQRDPDAQQLVTIGPYLADPDVRRRAWLMRRDAGALAAEPNAGHLALAELERAGLPVRILTQNVDGLHRRSGLPARKVLELHGTAREVQCVRCRTRGPMGEVLDRVAAGEPDPPCAACGGVLKPATVMFGEALDPVVLAQAEAIAKACDLFLAIGSTLQVYPAAGLAQVALDGGARLVVMNAEPTPYDPVADEVIREPIGTALPALVRRLLAEA
- a CDS encoding ADP-ribosylglycohydrolase family protein, giving the protein MKKAATGTLLGLAIGDAMGRPTEFQPVERIAADYPDWRELPLPKRALVTDDTQMTLALARGLRTALERGPLGPLRLERPVREEFVDWWRSPDNNRAPGMTCLGSCERLRDGRRWQDATDVGSKGCGANMRVAPVGLLPGLSEEQYAGAAQLQSALTHGHPTALAASDLTAYAVRLLARGAAPAELPALLRAYALAHRNRYDAYWLGDLADRAQDRSAESFITRGWDDCLGVLDRLDAALAAPDPEADPCLATGEGWTAEEAFATGLLCFLLFPDDPVAAVRRAAWSSGDSDSLACLAGAFAGAHHGAGAWPAEWVERIEHRDELLTLGALWDQD
- a CDS encoding DUF1801 domain-containing protein, which gives rise to MAAPKTTRTTADVGEFLAAVADDRRRADAQALCALMAEATGAAPAMWGGAIVGFGTYHYRYASGREGDWPPVGLAPRKQALTLYVAEGFDRHAGLLARLGPVTTGKGCLYIKRLAEVDAEALRELVKAAFDRFDGTTVTG
- a CDS encoding serpin family protein; amino-acid sequence: MTSRTSRTSRTTRTRRTRRPAVLLLAAVLSAAPLAACGSTAGPGAAPATSVVRASAPATPVSADPGQVAATAAATNAFGVDLYRALTAAGGGGNLVLSPSGLATVLAMVLPGARGATADELSKALHTGLTATQYAVATGALDRQSRPAEGKDAAVLRRSDTLWAQQGFTLDPGYLATLAAAFGTGVRTTDFRTDPAGSRQAVDALVEKDTEGRIKDLFGPRDITPDTRLVLTDALYLKAKWREPFQHSHTSDQPFHRPDGNAAAVSTMGRNAVLRYAEGSGGIAGQPWQAVELPYAGGNLAMDVVVPAQGGFEGFVHGLDAPQLDRILGGLAERQVDLTLPRFTFETSNNLVGPLRSLGVNTAFDAADLGGIPGPGEQERLKVDAVVQKATVAVDEDGTVAAAGSGVGIAAVAAAIPTPAVELHVDRPFVFLIRDTATGQPLFLGQVTDPRP
- a CDS encoding cytochrome P450, whose protein sequence is MTTAMFDPWSAEFVAHPYDAYAALREHAPVSRYEPTGQWLVARHQDVGALLRDRRLGRTYTHRYTHEEFGRPAPDPAHEPFHTLNDNGLLDLEAPDHTRIRRLVAKAFTPRMVEELRPAVARLADELVGALLADGGGDLIATVAEPLPVAVIAEMLGIPAADRVLLRPWSAAITGMFELNPTEETGRRAVAASVEFSDYLRGLIRERRTRPGPDLLSALIRAQEGSDALTEQELVSTCVLLLNAGHEATVNTTGNGWWALFRNPDQLALLRRSVDELLPTAVEELMRYDTPLQMFERWVLEDIEVAGTAIPRGSEIALLFGSANRDPARFTDPDRLDLARADNPHITFGAGIHFCLGAPLARLELGESYGALLRRAPGLRLVREPEWQPGYVIRGLKELLVEM